One Prochlorococcus marinus XMU1411 genomic window carries:
- a CDS encoding YbaB/EbfC family nucleoid-associated protein: protein MAGFGLPNFGQLTEAFKKAKQIQQDAQKLQDELENMEIEGKSDDEMIKVWISGNQLPLKVEVQENILNADKEKIEQNILQAIQKAHELSTTTMKERMNDLTGGLNLNLPGFDNSDS from the coding sequence ATGGCGGGTTTTGGACTTCCTAACTTTGGACAACTTACAGAAGCTTTTAAAAAAGCTAAACAAATTCAGCAAGATGCTCAAAAATTACAAGATGAACTAGAAAATATGGAGATTGAAGGAAAAAGTGATGATGAAATGATTAAAGTCTGGATAAGCGGAAACCAACTTCCTTTAAAAGTTGAAGTGCAAGAAAATATTTTAAATGCGGATAAAGAAAAAATAGAGCAAAATATTTTACAAGCTATCCAAAAGGCTCATGAATTATCTACTACAACTATGAAAGAAAGGATGAATGATTTGACTGGTGGATTAAATCTTAATCTTCCTGGTTTTGATAATAGTGATTCTTAG
- the gap gene encoding type I glyceraldehyde-3-phosphate dehydrogenase, whose protein sequence is MTLRVAINGFGRIGRNFMRCWLSRGAYTNIEVVGINVTSDPKTNAHLLKYDSVLGQLDGVDIQYTDDTFVINNKTIKCFSDRNPLNLPWKDWGVDLVIESTGVFNTDVGASKHLEVGAKKVILTAPGKGDGVGTFVVGVNADKYKHKDYDILSNASCTTNCLAPVVKVLDQTFGINKGLMTTIHSYTGDQRILDNSHRDLRRARAAATNIVPTSTGAAKAVALVYPEMKGKLTGIAMRVPTPNVSAVDFVFESSKSVTAEEVNKALKESSLGSMKGIIKYGDEPLVSSDYAGTNESSIVDSDLTMCIGDNLVKVLAWYDNEWGYSQRVVDLAEIVAKNWE, encoded by the coding sequence ATGACTTTGCGTGTTGCAATTAACGGCTTTGGCAGAATTGGTCGAAACTTTATGCGTTGTTGGCTTAGTAGAGGGGCTTACACCAATATTGAAGTAGTTGGAATTAACGTTACCTCAGATCCCAAGACTAATGCTCATTTATTAAAGTATGATTCAGTTCTTGGTCAACTTGATGGTGTTGATATTCAATATACTGATGATACTTTTGTAATTAATAACAAGACAATTAAGTGTTTCTCTGATAGAAACCCATTGAATCTACCTTGGAAAGACTGGGGTGTAGATTTGGTTATTGAATCTACTGGAGTCTTTAATACAGACGTTGGTGCAAGTAAGCACTTAGAGGTAGGAGCAAAAAAAGTTATCTTAACTGCTCCTGGCAAAGGCGATGGAGTTGGTACTTTTGTAGTCGGCGTTAATGCTGATAAATATAAACACAAAGATTATGATATTTTGAGTAATGCTAGTTGTACAACAAACTGTTTAGCTCCAGTGGTTAAAGTTTTAGACCAAACGTTTGGGATTAACAAGGGTTTGATGACCACAATTCATAGTTATACAGGGGATCAAAGAATTTTAGATAATAGTCATAGAGATTTAAGAAGGGCTAGAGCAGCGGCTACAAATATTGTTCCTACTTCTACAGGTGCTGCAAAAGCAGTAGCACTGGTATACCCAGAAATGAAAGGAAAATTAACAGGTATTGCAATGAGAGTACCCACTCCTAACGTTTCTGCAGTAGATTTTGTTTTCGAATCTTCTAAATCTGTTACAGCCGAAGAAGTCAACAAAGCGCTTAAGGAATCATCATTAGGCTCAATGAAAGGTATCATAAAGTACGGAGATGAACCATTAGTGTCAAGCGATTATGCAGGTACCAATGAATCATCAATTGTTGATAGCGACCTCACTATGTGTATTGGAGATAACCTTGTAAAGGTCCTTGCTTGGTACGATAATGAGTGGGGTTATAGTCAGAGAGTTGTAGATTTAGCAGAGATTGTTGCTAAAAATTGGGAATAA
- a CDS encoding SDR family NAD(P)-dependent oxidoreductase, which produces MKNSASSLNGKNKFLVLGCGFSGSFFAKKIRQLGYTALTSSRSEKKDPNSFVFNSEEDLLPNKEIFDGVTHILSCIPPDKNGNDPVLKSLKDKLKSLSLEWVGYLSTTGVYGHSKGDWVSEIDEPKPFQQRSHKRLNCEKEWIRSGLPVQIFRLPGIYGPGRSTFEAIKNKKIRVISKKNQVFSRIHVADITNAIIYLLQNKNSLKFYQIINIADDLPCSQIEVIQYCYDFLGLTMPKPILFEDAKEELSPIAKSFWMENRRVSNKLLCETLGYKLIYKNYKIGLKNCYLNS; this is translated from the coding sequence ATGAAGAATTCCGCAAGTTCACTAAATGGTAAAAATAAATTTTTAGTTTTAGGATGTGGTTTCAGCGGTAGTTTCTTTGCAAAAAAAATAAGGCAATTGGGTTATACCGCTTTGACAAGTTCAAGATCTGAAAAAAAAGATCCAAATAGTTTCGTATTCAACAGCGAAGAAGACTTGCTTCCTAATAAAGAAATTTTTGATGGAGTCACACATATTCTTAGTTGCATACCTCCCGACAAAAATGGAAACGATCCAGTATTAAAAAGTCTTAAAGATAAGCTAAAAAGTTTATCCCTTGAATGGGTTGGATATTTATCTACAACAGGAGTTTATGGGCACAGCAAGGGTGATTGGGTCTCTGAAATTGATGAACCAAAACCTTTTCAACAAAGAAGTCATAAGAGATTGAATTGTGAAAAAGAATGGATTAGATCTGGTTTACCTGTACAGATTTTTAGGTTGCCTGGTATTTATGGACCTGGACGATCGACTTTTGAAGCAATAAAAAATAAAAAAATTCGTGTTATATCAAAAAAAAATCAGGTTTTTTCAAGAATTCATGTCGCTGACATAACAAATGCAATTATTTATCTCTTACAAAATAAAAATTCCTTAAAATTTTACCAGATTATTAATATTGCAGATGATCTACCCTGTTCTCAGATAGAAGTTATTCAATATTGCTATGATTTCCTTGGTTTAACAATGCCAAAGCCAATATTATTTGAAGATGCAAAAGAGGAATTATCCCCTATAGCTAAATCTTTTTGGATGGAAAATAGAAGAGTTTCGAATAAACTATTATGCGAAACACTCGGGTATAAACTAATTTATAAAAATTATAAAATAGGCTTAAAAAATTGCTATCTGAATAGTTAA
- the rsgA gene encoding ribosome small subunit-dependent GTPase A produces MKTNIKYLGLVTKKFNDFFLVDLKNQENIGNSKRFLCKVRKSINFKDQIIYVGDEVILDNIDLKSKRAVIKNLKKRKNLLARPSVANISNIYVIFSVEEPQLNLSQVNRFLISAESMGVEVSLVLTKCDLISDERRFFLLDKFSKWGYQAITLNLRKTSYFKKFLTELKQKQCSIFMGPSGVGKTTLLNMIIPGVQNRTAPVSNKIKRGKNTTRNVELFSISKQSYIVDTPGFNMQPLEVDIRLLPNLYSEIYKQVIDEEIKCKFRNCLHLNDEGCNLNKSFERYSFYKEMIEFSKNHYYQNQED; encoded by the coding sequence ATGAAAACTAATATTAAATATTTAGGTTTAGTTACAAAAAAATTTAATGATTTTTTTTTAGTTGACTTAAAAAATCAAGAAAACATTGGAAATAGCAAGAGATTTTTATGTAAGGTGAGGAAGTCTATAAATTTCAAAGATCAAATAATTTATGTTGGAGATGAAGTAATACTTGATAATATTGATTTAAAAAGTAAACGCGCAGTAATAAAAAATCTAAAAAAAAGAAAAAATTTATTAGCTAGACCCTCAGTTGCAAATATTTCTAACATATACGTTATTTTTTCCGTTGAAGAGCCACAGTTAAATTTATCTCAAGTGAACAGGTTTTTGATATCTGCAGAATCAATGGGAGTTGAAGTATCATTAGTGTTAACAAAATGTGATTTAATTTCAGATGAAAGAAGATTTTTTTTACTTGATAAATTTAGTAAATGGGGTTATCAAGCAATAACTTTAAATTTACGAAAAACTTCTTATTTTAAAAAATTTTTAACTGAGTTAAAGCAAAAACAATGTTCAATTTTTATGGGCCCATCTGGTGTTGGCAAAACTACTTTGCTTAATATGATTATTCCAGGTGTTCAAAATAGAACTGCTCCAGTTTCTAATAAAATTAAGAGAGGCAAAAATACTACTCGAAATGTTGAGTTATTTTCCATATCAAAGCAAAGTTATATTGTGGACACCCCTGGTTTTAATATGCAACCTTTAGAGGTTGATATTAGGTTGTTACCAAATCTTTATTCAGAAATATATAAACAGGTAATCGATGAAGAAATTAAGTGTAAATTTCGTAACTGCTTACATTTAAACGATGAGGGCTGTAATTTAAATAAATCATTCGAAAGATACTCTTTTTATAAAGAAATGATTGAGTTTTCTAAGAATCACTATTATCAAAACCAGGAAGATTAA
- a CDS encoding peptidylprolyl isomerase, which translates to MQKFLSNQNKVFLILLIVFSQVFLFKPIQVLADLPTGNAVKDPNAILRNALPIKQVELQEIQHKLEETSDLVRGGRWPALAKTVTKCQSLLKKYQSKIIQELPKDKQKITENTFLELKENFNSLQDYSKSKDKYSFIATRRDALDKIGKVEEYFLPNEFPYSIPHEFDNLPRLLGRAKVNIKTSKGDMQAIVDGFNAPLTAGAFIDLSSKNFYKDLPINRAEEFFVMQTGDPIGEAIGYIDPETNEERHVPLEIRIPDEKDTFYNQTFEDLGFYTETPTLPFATLGTLGWSHSNTAVDDGSSQFFFFLYEAELNPAGRNLIDGRNAAFGYVVDGFDVLEELTKDDTIISIDVLEGIENLQLNA; encoded by the coding sequence ATGCAAAAATTCTTATCAAATCAGAACAAAGTTTTCTTAATTCTTTTAATTGTATTTTCACAGGTTTTTCTATTTAAACCGATACAAGTACTAGCTGATTTACCTACTGGAAATGCAGTAAAAGACCCTAATGCAATCCTCAGAAACGCACTCCCTATCAAGCAAGTTGAGTTACAGGAAATTCAACACAAATTGGAAGAAACTAGTGACCTTGTCAGAGGAGGAAGATGGCCTGCTCTTGCAAAAACTGTTACAAAATGTCAATCTTTACTAAAAAAATACCAAAGTAAAATTATTCAAGAATTACCAAAAGATAAACAGAAAATTACTGAAAATACATTTTTAGAGCTCAAGGAAAATTTTAATAGCCTTCAAGACTATTCTAAATCAAAAGATAAATACTCATTTATAGCCACCCGAAGAGATGCTTTAGATAAAATAGGTAAAGTAGAAGAATATTTTCTACCAAATGAATTTCCATACTCTATTCCCCACGAATTTGATAATTTACCAAGATTACTGGGCAGAGCAAAAGTCAATATAAAAACCTCCAAAGGAGATATGCAAGCTATTGTGGATGGATTTAACGCCCCACTTACAGCAGGAGCATTTATAGATTTATCTTCAAAAAACTTCTACAAAGATTTACCTATTAACAGAGCAGAAGAATTTTTTGTAATGCAAACAGGTGATCCAATTGGTGAAGCTATTGGTTACATAGATCCTGAAACAAATGAAGAACGTCACGTTCCCCTAGAAATAAGAATCCCAGATGAAAAAGATACCTTTTATAATCAAACTTTTGAAGATTTAGGTTTTTACACAGAGACGCCAACATTACCTTTTGCAACACTTGGAACTCTAGGATGGTCCCATTCGAATACCGCAGTTGATGATGGCTCATCACAATTTTTCTTCTTTTTATATGAAGCAGAATTAAATCCAGCAGGTCGCAATTTAATTGACGGCAGAAATGCTGCCTTTGGTTACGTTGTAGATGGATTTGATGTATTAGAAGAACTTACTAAAGATGACACAATAATTTCAATTGATGTTTTAGAAGGAATCGAAAACCTCCAATTAAATGCATAA
- a CDS encoding HNH endonuclease: protein MHINDAVFLEDLCPKFRFRQWRKSIHRFTGKSCIYCGKTSESIDHVIPRSQGGLSTTENCVPACLSCNGDKSDENALYWYRRQKFYDPRRAMAIRAWLEGDLRLAIRLLQWANPNFQVNKDNEKDRSEYRAA, encoded by the coding sequence ATGCATATTAATGATGCGGTTTTTTTAGAGGATTTATGTCCTAAGTTCAGATTTAGACAATGGCGAAAATCTATACATAGGTTTACAGGAAAAAGTTGTATATATTGCGGAAAAACATCTGAATCGATTGACCATGTAATACCAAGAAGTCAAGGAGGCTTAAGCACTACAGAAAACTGTGTCCCTGCATGTCTTTCCTGTAATGGGGACAAATCAGATGAAAATGCTTTGTATTGGTACAGAAGGCAAAAATTTTATGATCCACGAAGAGCAATGGCTATAAGAGCTTGGTTAGAAGGAGATTTAAGACTAGCTATAAGATTACTCCAATGGGCCAATCCTAATTTTCAAGTTAATAAAGATAACGAAAAAGATAGATCAGAATATAGAGCAGCTTGA
- the accB gene encoding acetyl-CoA carboxylase biotin carboxyl carrier protein, which translates to MAMKLDHEDLNRLIEKISSSDIQEFLLEGEDFKLEIKRNLFDQNQVINNLASNTSFDKQTIANQKTINQTIPVVNEPETPQVAPPGRSDLTEITSPMVGTFYRAAAPGEDPFVEVGNNIKVGQTICILEAMKLMNEIESEFNAEIVEILVENGTPVEFGQVLMRVKQS; encoded by the coding sequence ATGGCTATGAAACTAGATCATGAAGACTTAAATCGCTTAATAGAGAAAATCTCTTCAAGTGATATTCAAGAGTTCTTGCTAGAAGGTGAAGATTTTAAACTAGAAATAAAAAGGAATTTGTTTGATCAGAACCAAGTTATCAATAATTTAGCTTCTAATACTTCATTTGATAAACAAACAATTGCTAATCAAAAAACTATCAATCAGACTATCCCAGTTGTTAATGAGCCTGAAACGCCGCAGGTAGCACCCCCAGGACGCTCTGACCTAACTGAAATTACTTCTCCTATGGTTGGAACTTTTTATCGGGCTGCGGCGCCTGGTGAGGATCCATTCGTCGAAGTAGGAAATAACATTAAGGTTGGTCAAACTATTTGTATTTTGGAAGCAATGAAGTTAATGAATGAAATTGAATCTGAATTTAATGCTGAAATAGTAGAGATTCTGGTTGAAAATGGGACACCAGTTGAATTTGGTCAAGTTTTAATGCGCGTTAAGCAGTCTTGA
- the thiL gene encoding thiamine-phosphate kinase: MHKEILEDIGEKELINRLEKFMPKNQASDDCALIKTKNENLLVNTDSLVENVHFNDITICPQDLGWKAVVSNISDLLSSGSKETIGITISLVLPAKTEWIWVKELYKGINKALKEYGGRILGGDCSKGNEKVISITAFGIQGELELRRNACKPGDIILTTGIHGLSKLGFLIQNKINFDNEFSLNERLISKSIEHFCRPNIYPNFLNNLLKTRSNKKIKRIGCTDSSDGLFQALQDLAIASNCKAIINYEKIPKDQDWPKGDKWDEYYFFGGEDYELVFSLPKKWSKNLSKFDKNINEIGFFDYGEPSIEFRNNNKNILFNKKPFKHF; this comes from the coding sequence ATGCATAAAGAAATATTAGAAGATATAGGGGAAAAAGAATTAATAAATAGGCTAGAAAAATTTATGCCTAAAAATCAAGCTTCAGATGATTGCGCTTTAATCAAAACTAAAAATGAAAATTTACTTGTCAATACTGATTCTTTAGTAGAAAATGTTCATTTCAATGATATTACTATTTGTCCTCAAGACCTTGGATGGAAAGCAGTTGTTAGCAACATCTCTGACTTATTATCCAGTGGCAGCAAGGAAACTATAGGTATTACAATAAGCCTAGTTTTACCTGCTAAAACTGAGTGGATTTGGGTTAAAGAATTATATAAAGGAATAAATAAAGCATTAAAAGAATATGGCGGGAGGATTTTAGGGGGAGATTGCTCAAAGGGAAATGAAAAAGTCATTTCAATTACAGCCTTTGGAATTCAAGGTGAACTTGAATTACGAAGAAACGCATGTAAACCAGGAGATATTATCTTAACTACAGGTATACATGGTCTTAGCAAACTAGGATTTTTGATACAAAATAAAATTAATTTCGATAATGAATTTTCTCTTAATGAAAGATTAATCAGTAAGTCCATTGAACATTTTTGTCGCCCTAATATCTACCCAAATTTTCTAAATAATCTCCTGAAAACTCGCTCCAATAAAAAAATAAAGAGAATAGGATGTACTGATAGCAGTGATGGTCTTTTTCAAGCTTTACAAGATTTAGCAATAGCTAGCAACTGTAAAGCGATTATAAATTATGAAAAAATACCTAAAGATCAGGATTGGCCTAAAGGAGATAAATGGGACGAATATTATTTTTTTGGAGGCGAAGACTACGAATTAGTTTTCTCATTACCAAAAAAATGGTCAAAAAATTTATCTAAATTTGATAAAAATATTAACGAGATTGGTTTTTTTGATTATGGTGAACCATCAATAGAATTTAGAAATAATAATAAAAACATATTATTTAATAAAAAACCTTTCAAACACTTTTAA
- the efp gene encoding elongation factor P: MISSNDFRTGTTIELDGQVWRVVEFLHVKPGKGSAFVRTKLKSVQSGNVVEKTFRAGESVQQAILEKSNLQHTYVESGDYVFMDMTSFEETRLTSEQIGKGAKYLKEGMEVNVVFHNGKVLEVELPISITLKVTETDPGVKGDTASGGTKPAILETGAQVMVPLFISVGEMIKVDTRNDSYLGREN, translated from the coding sequence ATGATTTCCAGTAACGATTTTCGCACAGGTACTACCATCGAATTGGATGGACAAGTTTGGCGCGTTGTAGAATTTCTACATGTCAAGCCTGGTAAGGGTTCTGCTTTTGTGCGAACAAAATTAAAATCAGTTCAAAGCGGCAACGTGGTTGAAAAAACTTTTCGAGCCGGAGAATCAGTACAGCAGGCTATCCTTGAGAAGTCTAACCTGCAGCATACATATGTGGAGTCTGGTGATTATGTTTTTATGGATATGACAAGTTTTGAAGAGACAAGACTCACCTCTGAGCAAATCGGTAAAGGCGCAAAATATTTGAAAGAGGGAATGGAGGTTAATGTGGTTTTCCATAATGGTAAAGTTTTAGAAGTAGAACTTCCAATATCTATTACTTTGAAAGTTACAGAGACTGATCCTGGAGTTAAAGGTGATACTGCTAGTGGGGGCACGAAACCAGCTATTCTAGAAACAGGTGCTCAAGTTATGGTTCCTTTATTTATTTCTGTTGGAGAAATGATTAAAGTTGATACTCGTAACGATAGTTATCTTGGACGTGAAAATTAA
- a CDS encoding transcription factor TFIID, with translation MKTTLRPDLKLKTYCISKSYSRLTEKEISLINFKFYQKLFVLLISFSTILIFPESPRELENICESYNSGKMCNVW, from the coding sequence ATGAAGACAACTCTTAGGCCTGATTTAAAATTAAAAACTTATTGCATTAGCAAAAGTTATAGTCGTCTGACAGAAAAAGAAATAAGCTTAATTAACTTTAAATTCTATCAAAAATTATTTGTACTTCTCATTTCATTTTCCACAATTTTAATATTCCCAGAATCGCCAAGAGAATTGGAAAATATATGTGAGAGTTATAACTCTGGAAAAATGTGTAATGTTTGGTAG
- the pdxA gene encoding 4-hydroxythreonine-4-phosphate dehydrogenase PdxA, with product MNCQNTNKALNVVLSVGDESGIGPEIILKALCSDEIPQNVDFILVGSKKNLQNTYSHLRSLGLENIANPKNLKIHDLEISSSDNNPQSSYGNSSYQYLTKAIEIVKTYPNSALVTGPICKKSWSLAGHYFSGQTEVLAKSCGVKNFGMLFTAKSPITGWRFNTLLATTHIALCEVPKKLTTELIHSKLDLFKNFCNSYTDKPTLKVAGLNPHAGEEGILGHEEKDWLNDALITWNEKNRGIKLLGPLSPDSCWNSSVKAWSEKNAEKHDGILAMYHDQGLIPMKVIAFNYSVNTTIGLPFIRTSPDHGTGFDIAGKGIAQSQSMIEAIKAAIEIT from the coding sequence ATGAATTGTCAAAATACAAATAAAGCATTGAACGTAGTATTAAGCGTAGGAGATGAGTCAGGTATTGGACCTGAAATAATATTAAAAGCTCTTTGTTCTGATGAGATACCTCAAAATGTTGACTTTATATTGGTTGGATCAAAAAAAAATCTACAAAATACATATAGCCACCTTAGATCATTAGGATTAGAAAACATTGCAAATCCTAAAAATTTAAAGATACATGATCTCGAAATTTCTTCATCAGATAATAACCCTCAATCAAGTTACGGTAATTCAAGTTATCAATATTTAACAAAAGCAATAGAAATTGTAAAAACATATCCCAATTCGGCACTTGTAACAGGACCAATTTGCAAGAAATCATGGTCTCTAGCAGGTCATTACTTCTCTGGTCAAACTGAAGTACTAGCAAAATCATGTGGAGTAAAAAACTTTGGAATGTTATTCACAGCAAAATCACCAATTACAGGTTGGAGATTTAATACCTTACTAGCTACAACCCATATAGCCCTTTGTGAAGTTCCCAAGAAATTAACTACAGAATTAATCCACTCTAAATTGGATCTATTCAAAAATTTTTGTAATAGCTATACTGACAAACCTACTTTAAAAGTAGCAGGATTAAACCCTCATGCTGGCGAAGAAGGCATTTTAGGTCATGAAGAAAAAGATTGGCTCAATGATGCCTTAATTACATGGAATGAGAAAAATAGAGGTATTAAATTATTAGGCCCTTTATCACCAGATAGTTGCTGGAATTCTTCAGTAAAAGCTTGGAGTGAAAAAAATGCTGAAAAGCACGATGGCATTCTTGCTATGTATCATGATCAAGGTTTAATACCAATGAAAGTGATAGCTTTTAATTACTCAGTAAATACCACAATCGGTTTACCTTTTATAAGAACATCTCCAGATCATGGAACAGGATTTGATATTGCTGGCAAAGGGATTGCTCAATCTCAAAGTATGATTGAGGCTATAAAAGCTGCTATAGAAATTACTTAG
- the murC gene encoding UDP-N-acetylmuramate--L-alanine ligase: protein MDKELLLKVHFHFIGIGGIGMSALAMGLIKKGYSVSGSDLVKNNETNKLEQLGAVIFSSQVQENIEFVISKFTNKLINIVVSSAIKPENEEFSYCREKNLSIKHRSEILAMLMRTYNALAVAGSHGKTSTSTFLSTILELCTHNSSSITGGIIPIYNSNCHLENTKYLVAEVDESDGTINKYDSDIGIINNIDFDHCDHFSNLSEVISSFKSFASNSKKLLINFDCEITRNNFNSESKWSNTTPNEVAYALIPTEINKSHTIGKYYENGNFISSLNIPIPGLHNLSNITAAIAASRMIGVDFIEIKKNIKHLKLPKKRFEFRGQIDERCLYDDYAHHPNEIKETIKLGRLFIKQKHNSECQKSRLIAIFQPHRYSRVKQFTKEFAEELSKADVIYVTSIYGAGEVNEDKITSKIITDLIYKKNKNVSYVNNYHEITKNFYELTQEGDLILNMGAGDCHNFWSILNAKQIK, encoded by the coding sequence TTGGATAAAGAATTACTGTTGAAAGTTCATTTTCATTTTATTGGGATCGGAGGTATTGGAATGTCAGCATTAGCAATGGGTTTAATTAAAAAAGGTTATTCAGTTTCGGGATCTGATTTAGTTAAAAACAATGAAACTAATAAATTAGAGCAATTAGGTGCAGTAATCTTTAGTTCTCAAGTTCAAGAAAATATTGAATTTGTAATTTCAAAATTTACCAACAAATTGATTAATATTGTTGTAAGCTCCGCGATAAAGCCAGAAAATGAAGAATTTTCATACTGCAGAGAAAAAAATTTATCAATAAAACATCGTTCAGAGATTCTCGCAATGCTAATGCGCACTTACAATGCATTGGCAGTAGCTGGGAGTCACGGGAAAACATCAACCAGTACATTTCTTTCTACAATTCTTGAGTTATGTACACATAATTCTTCTTCAATAACTGGAGGAATAATTCCTATCTACAACTCTAATTGTCATTTAGAAAATACAAAATATTTAGTAGCCGAAGTTGACGAATCTGATGGGACAATTAATAAATATGACTCTGATATTGGAATAATCAATAACATTGATTTTGATCATTGCGATCACTTTTCTAATCTAAGTGAAGTCATATCTTCTTTTAAAAGTTTCGCTTCAAACTCTAAAAAATTATTAATTAATTTTGATTGTGAAATCACGAGAAATAATTTTAACTCTGAAAGCAAGTGGTCAAATACTACACCAAACGAGGTTGCTTATGCCTTAATCCCAACTGAAATAAATAAAAGTCATACTATTGGAAAATATTATGAAAATGGAAATTTCATAAGTAGTTTAAATATTCCAATTCCAGGGTTACACAATCTATCTAACATCACCGCGGCAATAGCAGCTTCAAGAATGATAGGTGTAGATTTTATAGAAATTAAAAAAAATATAAAACATCTTAAACTACCAAAAAAAAGATTTGAATTCAGAGGCCAAATAGATGAAAGATGTTTATATGATGATTATGCACATCATCCAAATGAGATAAAAGAGACGATTAAATTAGGAAGATTATTTATTAAACAAAAACATAATAGTGAATGTCAAAAAAGTAGATTAATAGCTATATTTCAACCTCATAGATACTCTCGAGTAAAGCAATTTACTAAAGAATTCGCTGAAGAATTGTCAAAAGCAGATGTTATTTATGTAACCAGTATTTATGGAGCAGGAGAAGTAAACGAAGATAAAATTACTTCGAAAATTATCACTGATCTGATTTATAAAAAAAATAAAAATGTCAGTTACGTAAATAATTATCATGAAATTACAAAGAATTTTTACGAATTAACTCAAGAAGGGGATTTAATTTTGAATATGGGAGCTGGCGATTGTCATAATTTCTGGTCAATTTTAAATGCAAAACAAATAAAATGA
- the murB gene encoding UDP-N-acetylmuramate dehydrogenase — protein sequence MNKKIFSENCNLSSYTTIKVGGVAEYFAEPRSIDEFSYLIKWANLNKKRYQIIGAGSNLLINNIFIKGLVVCTKKMKSLTIEPYSGIVEAEAGVMLPTLSNSLAKNGLQGGEWAVGVPGTLGGAIYMNAGTNNLSLAKNLISVKVINNKTHEKLEIEKKDIDFEYRFSSFQRNDLSIISARLYFEPNGNHEQLIKTTKNNLKLKTKTQPYHQPSFGSVFKNPENNYAAKLIDDMGLKGFKIGGAEISTMHSNFIINTSSASSKDIYELITVIQQKVLQNKGIFLQPEVRMIGFDYPN from the coding sequence ATGAATAAAAAGATTTTTTCTGAGAACTGTAATTTAAGTAGTTATACAACTATAAAAGTAGGAGGAGTTGCTGAATATTTTGCTGAGCCAAGAAGCATTGACGAATTTTCATATCTAATAAAATGGGCAAATTTAAATAAAAAAAGATACCAGATTATTGGTGCAGGTTCAAATCTTCTAATAAATAATATTTTCATAAAAGGTTTAGTTGTGTGTACAAAAAAAATGAAATCATTAACGATAGAGCCATATTCAGGAATTGTTGAAGCGGAAGCAGGTGTAATGCTTCCAACGTTATCTAATTCTCTTGCTAAAAATGGATTACAAGGAGGTGAATGGGCTGTCGGAGTTCCAGGAACATTAGGAGGAGCAATTTATATGAATGCTGGCACTAATAATTTGTCGCTAGCAAAAAATCTTATTTCTGTAAAAGTTATAAATAATAAAACTCATGAAAAACTTGAAATTGAAAAAAAAGATATCGATTTCGAGTATAGATTTAGCTCTTTTCAAAGAAATGATTTGAGTATTATTAGTGCAAGACTATATTTTGAGCCTAATGGAAATCACGAACAATTAATTAAAACTACCAAAAATAACCTCAAATTAAAAACAAAAACACAGCCATATCATCAACCAAGTTTTGGTAGTGTTTTTAAAAATCCTGAAAATAATTATGCAGCAAAATTAATTGATGATATGGGTTTAAAGGGATTTAAAATTGGCGGTGCAGAAATTTCTACAATGCATTCAAATTTTATAATTAACACTTCTTCAGCAAGTTCAAAAGATATTTATGAATTAATAACAGTAATTCAACAAAAAGTACTACAAAACAAAGGAATATTTTTGCAACCGGAAGTAAGAATGATTGGTTTTGACTATCCTAACTAA